In Amycolatopsis jiangsuensis, the following proteins share a genomic window:
- a CDS encoding response regulator encodes MTVKVLVADDHGAIRAGLMLILGNAEGIEVVGEAAEGAAAIRQARTLKPDVVLMDVRMPGTDGITATRELIAEGLAEVLVLTTFDLDEYVHAALRAGAAGFLLKSVEAPRLIEAVKLVAAGEGVLAPQVTRKLITAFAQSTDRQASAPAGLGELTGREHEVLSCLGAGLSNAQIASRLHIGEATVKTHVSRVLTKLGLRSRVQAAILAQEHGLAPD; translated from the coding sequence GTGACAGTCAAGGTGCTGGTGGCCGACGACCACGGGGCGATCCGGGCCGGGCTGATGCTGATCCTGGGCAACGCCGAGGGCATCGAGGTGGTGGGCGAGGCGGCCGAGGGCGCCGCCGCGATCCGGCAGGCGCGGACGCTGAAACCGGACGTGGTGCTGATGGACGTGCGGATGCCGGGTACCGACGGCATCACCGCCACCCGCGAGCTCATCGCCGAGGGGCTGGCCGAAGTCCTCGTGCTCACCACCTTCGACCTCGACGAGTACGTGCACGCGGCGCTGCGGGCGGGAGCGGCGGGCTTCCTGCTCAAGTCGGTGGAGGCGCCGCGGCTGATCGAGGCGGTCAAGCTGGTCGCCGCGGGTGAGGGCGTGCTGGCACCGCAGGTGACGCGCAAGCTGATCACCGCGTTCGCGCAGTCCACCGACCGGCAGGCGAGCGCGCCGGCCGGGCTCGGCGAGCTGACCGGCCGGGAACACGAGGTGCTGAGCTGCCTCGGGGCCGGCCTGTCGAACGCGCAGATCGCCAGCCGGCTGCACATCGGCGAGGCCACGGTCAAGACCCACGTGTCCCGGGTGCTGACCAAGCTCGGCCTGCGCTCCCGCGTGCAGGCGGCGATCCTGGCCCAGGAGCACGGCCTGGCACCGGACTGA
- a CDS encoding sensor histidine kinase, translating into MPLRPIRPPALPRPWELSPRQQDGAIAVFVVVAGIALYAAGVYQLIPGPDQAAQWLRILELAVFGGLSLVRRWVPGGLLLGTVALAADLALGPSLLAAVVYTDLLYAATLYGSRWVGRILIGVVAAGCLAVLVAALTVPPDARTSVVGALAILLFLVVPVWWATNVRQHRDIAASERANATQLGKIAELDRRAAVADERARMARDLHDVIAGHLSAIAIQSEAALSMAEDPKMTRTVLGAVRENSVHALEEMRAMIGLLRSTTGEDYDTTAPARLAELWRLVESARATGMEVTVDSTVDEDAGLPTAVDLTAYRIAQEALTNAVKHAPGGRVTVHLGCAGGILTVEIGNELRPAAGQPGGAADGTGTGLLSMRERANAVGGTLSAGPSGPGWLVRAELPLVEGRT; encoded by the coding sequence GTGCCGCTGCGACCGATCCGCCCGCCGGCGCTGCCACGGCCCTGGGAGCTGTCCCCGCGGCAGCAGGACGGCGCCATCGCCGTGTTCGTCGTCGTGGCCGGGATCGCGCTCTACGCCGCGGGCGTCTACCAGCTGATCCCGGGGCCCGACCAGGCAGCGCAGTGGCTGCGGATCCTCGAGCTGGCGGTGTTCGGCGGCCTGTCGCTGGTACGCCGCTGGGTGCCCGGCGGCCTGCTGCTCGGGACCGTCGCACTCGCCGCCGACCTGGCGCTGGGCCCGTCGCTGCTGGCCGCGGTGGTGTACACCGACCTGCTGTACGCCGCGACGCTGTACGGGTCGCGGTGGGTCGGCCGGATCCTGATCGGCGTCGTGGCCGCGGGCTGCCTCGCGGTGCTGGTCGCCGCGCTGACCGTGCCGCCGGACGCGCGGACCTCAGTGGTCGGTGCGCTGGCGATCCTGCTGTTCCTCGTGGTACCGGTGTGGTGGGCGACGAACGTGCGCCAGCACCGCGACATCGCCGCGAGCGAGCGCGCCAACGCGACGCAGCTGGGGAAGATCGCCGAGCTCGACCGGCGCGCCGCGGTGGCCGACGAACGGGCCCGCATGGCCCGCGATCTGCACGACGTGATCGCCGGGCACCTGTCGGCCATCGCGATCCAGTCCGAAGCCGCGCTGTCGATGGCCGAGGACCCCAAGATGACGCGGACGGTGCTGGGCGCGGTGCGGGAGAACAGCGTGCACGCGCTGGAGGAGATGCGCGCGATGATCGGCCTGTTGCGGTCGACGACCGGCGAGGACTACGACACGACCGCGCCGGCCCGGCTGGCCGAGCTGTGGCGGCTGGTGGAATCCGCCCGTGCCACCGGAATGGAGGTCACGGTGGACTCCACAGTGGACGAGGACGCCGGCCTGCCCACGGCGGTCGACCTCACCGCCTACCGGATCGCCCAGGAAGCCCTCACCAACGCGGTCAAGCACGCGCCCGGCGGCCGGGTCACGGTGCACCTGGGATGTGCCGGCGGCATACTCACCGTCGAGATCGGCAACGAACTGCGCCCGGCCGCCGGGCAGCCCGGCGGGGCCGCCGACGGGACCGGGACCGGGCTGCTGTCCATGCGGGAGCGGGCGAACGCCGTGGGCGGGACGCTGAGTGCGGGCCCGTCCGGCCCGGGCTGGCTGGTCCGGGCCGAGCTGCCGCTGGTGGAGGGACGGACGTGA
- a CDS encoding ABC transporter ATP-binding protein, with amino-acid sequence MSTALELSAETGKPTGTVLEVSDLDVSFPSESGRVHAVRGLSYQVAAGEVLGIVGESGSGKSVSSLAVMGLLPPQARVSGSIRFQDSELIGKSDTDLSKIRGKKIAMVFQDPLSALTPVYTVGAQIAEALLVHAKGSMSKQEANSRAVELLDLVGIPNAAQRAKAFPHEFSGGMRQRAVIAIAIANDPDLIIADEPTTALDVTVQAQVLEVLKTAQEVTGAGIVIITHDLGVVAGFADRLMVMYAGRAVEQGPVETIYAQPRMPYTLGLLGSIPRVDAQEKQPLVPIEGQPPSLVDLPSGCPFSPRCPLAIDACREAEPELFTITVGNPDAAVDTTHRAACIRTEELARPDAGAAEVYGAEVVQEAAATSVPRAQRTTVLDVQGLQKHYEVTKGAVLKRKVGAVKAVDGISFDIVEGETLGLVGESGCGKSTTLMEILELAAPSAGSVAVLGKDVAKLAGKDRKAIRRDLQVVFQDPMAALDPRLPIGDVIAEPMVVHGYGKERIAQRVPELLGLVGLRAEHAERYPAEFSGGQRQRIGIARALALEPKLIVLDEPVSALDVSIQAGVINLLDELKSKLGLSYLFVAHDLSVVRHIADRVAVMYLGKIVEIGDVRTVFEAPQHPYTQALLSAIPVPDPARERERSRIILTGDLPSPANPPSGCRFRTRCFVFSQLSEKDKQQCIDVEPPRESRAADHDVACHYAKTREVV; translated from the coding sequence ATGAGCACAGCACTCGAGCTGAGCGCGGAGACCGGGAAACCCACCGGCACCGTTCTGGAAGTGTCGGACCTCGACGTGTCGTTCCCGTCGGAGTCCGGCCGGGTGCACGCGGTGCGCGGGCTGAGTTATCAGGTCGCGGCCGGCGAAGTCCTCGGCATCGTCGGCGAATCGGGTTCCGGCAAGTCGGTGTCCTCGCTGGCGGTGATGGGCCTGCTGCCCCCGCAGGCGCGGGTGTCCGGGTCGATCCGGTTCCAGGACAGCGAGTTGATCGGCAAGTCCGACACGGACCTGTCGAAGATCCGCGGCAAGAAGATCGCCATGGTCTTCCAGGATCCGCTGTCCGCGCTGACCCCGGTGTACACCGTGGGCGCGCAGATCGCCGAGGCGCTGCTGGTGCACGCCAAGGGCTCGATGAGCAAGCAGGAGGCGAACTCCCGCGCCGTCGAGCTGCTCGATCTGGTCGGGATCCCGAACGCCGCGCAGCGGGCGAAGGCGTTCCCGCACGAGTTCTCCGGCGGGATGCGCCAGCGCGCGGTGATCGCCATCGCGATCGCCAACGATCCGGACCTGATCATCGCCGACGAGCCGACCACCGCGCTGGACGTGACGGTGCAGGCGCAGGTGCTGGAGGTGCTCAAGACCGCGCAGGAGGTCACCGGCGCCGGCATCGTGATCATCACGCACGATCTGGGTGTGGTGGCCGGGTTCGCCGACCGGCTGATGGTGATGTACGCCGGGCGCGCGGTGGAGCAGGGTCCGGTGGAGACGATCTACGCGCAGCCGCGGATGCCTTACACCCTGGGCCTGCTGGGGTCGATTCCGCGTGTGGACGCGCAGGAGAAGCAGCCGCTGGTGCCGATCGAGGGGCAGCCGCCGTCGCTGGTGGACCTGCCCTCGGGCTGCCCGTTCTCGCCGCGCTGCCCGCTGGCGATCGACGCCTGCCGCGAGGCCGAGCCGGAGCTGTTCACGATCACCGTGGGCAATCCCGACGCGGCCGTGGACACCACACATCGCGCAGCCTGTATCCGCACCGAAGAACTCGCGCGGCCCGACGCCGGCGCTGCCGAGGTCTACGGCGCCGAGGTGGTCCAGGAAGCGGCCGCCACGTCCGTCCCGCGGGCGCAGCGCACCACCGTGCTCGACGTGCAGGGTCTGCAGAAGCACTACGAGGTCACCAAGGGCGCGGTGCTCAAGCGCAAGGTCGGCGCGGTCAAGGCGGTCGACGGGATCAGCTTCGACATCGTCGAGGGCGAAACCCTGGGCCTGGTCGGGGAATCCGGCTGCGGCAAGTCGACCACGCTGATGGAGATCCTGGAGCTGGCCGCACCGTCGGCCGGTTCGGTGGCGGTGCTGGGCAAGGATGTCGCGAAGCTGGCCGGCAAGGACCGCAAGGCGATCCGGCGGGACCTGCAGGTGGTGTTCCAGGACCCGATGGCCGCGCTGGACCCGCGGCTGCCGATCGGCGACGTGATCGCCGAGCCGATGGTGGTGCACGGCTACGGCAAGGAGCGCATCGCCCAGCGGGTGCCGGAGCTGCTGGGGCTGGTCGGGCTGCGGGCCGAGCACGCCGAGCGGTATCCGGCGGAGTTCTCCGGCGGCCAGCGCCAGCGCATCGGCATTGCCCGCGCGCTCGCCCTGGAACCGAAGCTGATCGTGCTGGACGAGCCGGTGTCCGCGCTGGACGTGTCGATCCAGGCGGGCGTGATCAACCTGCTGGACGAGCTGAAGAGCAAACTCGGCCTGTCCTACCTGTTCGTCGCGCACGATCTGTCCGTGGTGCGCCACATCGCCGACCGGGTGGCGGTGATGTACCTGGGCAAGATCGTGGAGATCGGCGACGTGCGCACGGTGTTCGAGGCGCCGCAGCACCCCTACACCCAGGCGTTGCTTTCGGCGATCCCGGTCCCGGACCCGGCCAGGGAACGCGAGCGCAGCCGGATCATCCTCACCGGCGACCTGCCCAGCCCGGCGAACCCGCCCTCGGGCTGCCGGTTCCGCACCCGCTGTTTCGTGTTCAGTCAACTGTCCGAAAAGGACAAACAACAGTGCATCGACGTCGAGCCGCCGCGCGAGTCCCGCGCGGCCGACCACGACGTCGCCTGCCACTACGCCAAGACCCGCGAAGTCGTGTAG
- a CDS encoding ABC transporter family substrate-binding protein, whose translation MRRRMAALVAPVAAATLLLTACGGGSSGDSGLQDAGTQGVKVADINEQPLDKLKDGGNLQWPVDQLPDNWNYNQVDGTVADGAYMDGAIMPYIFTQNADASVAMNKDYLTSAEIVSQDPQVIEYKINPKAKWSNGRAITWEDFAAQAKVLNGKDPDYLVSGSTGYEDIAKVEKGTDDRDVKVTFGTKFAEWKSLFAPLYPKELNSDAATFNKAWAAKPEITAGPFKIKSVDQTAKQVVVERDPAWWGAKPKLDTVTYKVVDRTALPDAFANGQIDFYNLNNDINLFKRAQADSNAVVRQSNNPDYSHLTFNGSKSSILADKDLRLAIMKGIDTVTISKSILGQMQKDTTPLGNHLYLKGSKTYEDNSGPYKFDANAAKAALDKLGWKQSGEIRAKDGKQLKIRLVIPSDTPISQQTSQILLSQLKAIGVGLDIQSVPSTEFFKNYVNVGNFDVTLFRWLSNSFPIGGSKGIYYLDPNNINQNYGHIGSDKLNQLLDTAAQELDDTKRAADINAADKEIWALGHQLPIYQSPGAFAVRKTLGNFGSPGYANTPYDYVKMGFLK comes from the coding sequence ATGCGACGGAGAATGGCCGCACTCGTGGCTCCCGTTGCCGCTGCGACGCTCCTGCTCACCGCGTGCGGTGGGGGCAGCAGCGGCGACAGCGGACTGCAGGACGCCGGCACCCAGGGCGTCAAGGTCGCCGACATCAACGAGCAGCCGCTGGACAAGCTCAAGGACGGCGGCAACCTCCAGTGGCCGGTCGACCAGCTGCCGGACAACTGGAACTACAACCAGGTCGACGGCACGGTGGCCGACGGCGCGTACATGGACGGCGCGATCATGCCGTACATCTTCACGCAGAACGCCGACGCCTCGGTCGCGATGAACAAGGACTACCTGACCTCGGCCGAGATCGTCAGCCAGGACCCGCAGGTGATCGAGTACAAGATCAACCCGAAGGCCAAATGGAGCAACGGGCGGGCGATCACCTGGGAGGACTTCGCCGCGCAGGCCAAGGTGCTCAACGGCAAGGACCCGGACTACCTGGTCTCGGGCAGCACCGGGTACGAGGACATCGCGAAGGTCGAAAAGGGCACCGACGACCGGGACGTGAAGGTCACCTTCGGCACGAAGTTCGCCGAGTGGAAGTCGCTGTTCGCGCCGCTGTACCCGAAGGAACTGAACTCCGACGCGGCCACGTTCAACAAGGCGTGGGCGGCGAAGCCGGAGATCACCGCGGGCCCGTTCAAGATCAAGAGCGTCGACCAGACCGCGAAGCAGGTCGTCGTCGAACGTGACCCGGCCTGGTGGGGCGCGAAGCCGAAGCTGGACACCGTCACCTACAAGGTGGTCGACCGCACGGCGCTGCCGGACGCGTTCGCGAACGGCCAGATCGACTTCTACAACCTGAACAACGACATCAACCTGTTCAAGCGGGCGCAGGCCGACTCGAACGCGGTGGTCCGCCAGTCCAACAACCCGGACTACAGCCACCTGACGTTCAACGGGTCCAAATCGTCCATCCTCGCCGACAAGGACCTGCGGCTGGCGATCATGAAGGGCATCGACACGGTCACCATCTCCAAGTCGATCCTCGGCCAGATGCAGAAGGACACCACGCCGCTGGGCAACCACCTGTACCTCAAGGGCTCCAAGACCTACGAGGACAACTCCGGCCCGTACAAGTTCGACGCGAACGCGGCCAAGGCCGCGCTGGACAAGCTGGGCTGGAAGCAGTCCGGCGAGATCCGCGCCAAGGACGGCAAGCAGCTGAAGATCCGCCTGGTGATTCCGTCCGATACCCCGATCAGCCAGCAGACCAGCCAGATCCTGCTGTCCCAGCTCAAGGCGATCGGTGTGGGTCTGGACATCCAGTCGGTGCCGAGCACGGAGTTCTTCAAGAACTACGTCAACGTGGGCAACTTCGACGTGACGCTGTTCCGCTGGCTGTCCAACTCGTTCCCGATCGGCGGCAGCAAGGGCATCTACTACCTGGACCCGAACAACATCAACCAGAACTACGGGCACATCGGCAGCGACAAGCTCAACCAGCTGCTCGACACCGCCGCGCAGGAGCTGGACGACACGAAGCGGGCCGCGGACATCAACGCCGCGGACAAGGAGATCTGGGCGCTGGGCCACCAGCTGCCGATCTACCAGTCGCCGGGCGCCTTCGCGGTGCGCAAGACCCTGGGCAACTTCGGTTCCCCGGGTTACGCGAACACCCCGTACGACTACGTCAAGATGGGGTTCCTGAAGTAA
- a CDS encoding ABC transporter permease, which translates to MATPLNEADLADSAVTAADADNEKTSTSSGRGKLVARRFFRNRLAVLGLVVILLFYLVAFTYTWYSPWTYDDLDSAATLMPPDGTHWFGTNQIGGDMFAQTMRGLQKSLTIGLLAALFSTVVASIVGAAAGYFGGWTDRIAMWIVDLLLILPPFLIISILSPAFRGKTWLVLVGLIALFQWMITARIVRGMTLTLREREFVKAAKFMGQSPWLIIVKHIVPNMASLLIIDATINVGVAIITETSLSFFGFGVQAPDVSLGTLISAGSSSVRTFPWLFYIPAGFLVLTVLAVNFAGDGLRDALDPASSRSRRKERKRILEKTKSPSTETVGAEA; encoded by the coding sequence CCAGTACCTCCTCCGGCCGCGGCAAACTGGTCGCGCGGCGGTTCTTCCGCAACCGGCTGGCCGTGCTCGGCCTCGTGGTGATCCTGCTGTTCTACCTGGTGGCTTTCACCTACACCTGGTATTCGCCGTGGACCTACGACGATCTGGACTCCGCCGCCACGCTGATGCCGCCGGACGGCACGCACTGGTTCGGCACGAACCAGATCGGCGGCGACATGTTCGCCCAGACCATGCGCGGGCTGCAGAAGTCGCTCACGATCGGCTTGCTGGCGGCGTTGTTCTCCACCGTGGTCGCCTCGATCGTCGGTGCCGCCGCCGGCTACTTCGGCGGCTGGACCGACCGGATCGCCATGTGGATCGTGGACCTGCTGCTGATCCTGCCGCCGTTCCTGATCATCTCGATCCTGTCGCCGGCCTTCCGCGGCAAGACCTGGCTGGTCCTCGTCGGGCTGATCGCATTGTTCCAGTGGATGATCACCGCGCGGATCGTGCGCGGGATGACGCTGACCCTGCGCGAACGCGAGTTCGTGAAGGCGGCGAAGTTCATGGGCCAGTCGCCGTGGCTGATCATCGTCAAGCACATCGTGCCGAACATGGCCTCGCTGTTGATCATCGACGCGACGATCAACGTCGGGGTCGCGATCATCACCGAAACCTCGTTGTCCTTCTTCGGTTTCGGGGTGCAGGCGCCGGACGTGTCGCTGGGCACGCTGATCTCCGCCGGCTCCAGTTCGGTGCGCACGTTCCCGTGGCTGTTCTACATTCCGGCCGGTTTCCTCGTGCTGACCGTGCTCGCGGTGAACTTCGCCGGCGACGGCCTGCGCGACGCGCTCGACCCGGCGTCGAGCCGGTCGCGGCGCAAGGAACGCAAACGCATTCTGGAGAAGACCAAGTCGCCGTCGACGGAAACCGTGGGAGCAGAAGCATGA
- a CDS encoding DUF3592 domain-containing protein, whose protein sequence is MRDFLRLRPVRHILVTSGIVLLACAAVFALQLVEFGQARAALQGFGPQTTATVTGYSDGSATVRFAVPGRADVTATVELDSSPPADGARVPVRYDPANPARAVIPGATPLVTAERASTYATVTVVAALAVLVVTGFLLVTRFLRPARATARPAVPVRRVKVQRGLLTRSWVETDHAPRRWIPVYFSPSLIGLPSPAKVEVLGDLRQDRHVALRVDGEVLYPAGAARPSEPRGRRTDNPAEPDAERAEAASRPVPLRRQFRADLPALAVAPVVGVFWALVDGSGLTGWLVVTVLVAAFGFWWAALRGSDPS, encoded by the coding sequence GTGCGAGATTTCCTGCGGCTGCGGCCGGTACGCCACATCCTCGTCACGAGCGGGATCGTGCTGCTGGCGTGCGCCGCGGTGTTCGCACTGCAGCTGGTCGAGTTCGGCCAGGCGCGTGCCGCGCTGCAGGGGTTCGGACCGCAGACCACGGCCACCGTGACCGGCTACAGCGACGGCTCGGCCACCGTGCGGTTCGCGGTCCCGGGAAGGGCGGACGTCACCGCCACCGTCGAACTCGACAGCTCTCCCCCGGCGGACGGCGCCCGGGTGCCGGTGCGCTACGACCCGGCGAATCCGGCGCGTGCGGTGATTCCCGGGGCCACCCCGCTGGTGACCGCGGAACGGGCCTCCACGTACGCGACGGTCACCGTGGTCGCGGCGCTGGCCGTCTTGGTGGTGACCGGTTTCCTGCTGGTGACCCGGTTCCTCCGCCCGGCCCGGGCCACCGCACGGCCCGCGGTGCCGGTGCGCCGGGTCAAGGTGCAGCGCGGTCTGCTCACCCGTTCCTGGGTGGAGACCGACCACGCACCCCGGCGGTGGATCCCGGTGTACTTCTCCCCCAGCCTGATCGGCCTGCCCTCACCGGCGAAGGTCGAAGTGCTGGGCGACCTGCGCCAGGATCGGCACGTGGCACTCCGCGTGGACGGCGAGGTGCTGTATCCGGCCGGCGCCGCCCGCCCGAGTGAGCCGCGTGGCCGGCGGACCGACAACCCGGCCGAGCCGGACGCGGAACGCGCCGAGGCCGCGTCCCGGCCGGTGCCGCTGCGCCGTCAGTTCCGCGCGGATCTCCCGGCGCTGGCCGTCGCCCCGGTCGTCGGGGTGTTCTGGGCGCTGGTCGACGGCAGCGGACTCACCGGCTGGCTCGTGGTCACCGTGCTGGTCGCCGCGTTCGGGTTCTGGTGGGCGGCGCTGCGCGGATCCGACCCTTCCTGA